The Argopecten irradians isolate NY chromosome 6, Ai_NY, whole genome shotgun sequence genome has a window encoding:
- the LOC138325066 gene encoding dynein light chain Tctex-type 5-B-like isoform X1: MTSEVARDKAARLLKKQGSMSSLASSDVHRGKNLGLQIEKSIDKSLPGEWSRGWTDNCSMSTVSFTDDPNHDDPQYRPPVKYENTYQTAPNSKFPTAKIRYIISDVLESCLRHEKYEPELCRQLSKTTSEIIKTRVREMNIPRFKIICLVHIGQLNNQGLRIGSRCLWDSNSDTFSSYEFRNNKLFAIGSVYGVYFE; this comes from the exons ATGACGAGTGAGGTAGCACGCGACAAGGCGGCCCGTCTGCTGAAGAAGCAGGGGTCAATGTCTTCTCTGGCCAGTAGTGATGTTCACCGAGGCAAAAATCTGGG TCTGCAGATAGAAAAAAGTATAGACAAAAGTCTACCTGGAGAATG GTCTCGAGGCTGGACAGATAACTG CTCTATGAGTACTGTTTCCTTCACTGACGACCCGAATCACGATGACCCTCAGTACCGACCTCCAGTTAAATATGAAAACACTTACCAGACAGCCCCCAATTCAAAGTTTCCTACTGCCAAGATCCGTTACATCATTAGTGATGTCCTTGAAAGCTGCCTTCGCCATGAAAAATATGAACCCGAGCTGTGTCGACAGCTCTCAAAAACCACATCAGAG ATCATTAAGACACGGGTGAGAGAAATGAACATCCCTCGCTTCAAGATCATCTGTCTCGTCCATATCGGCCAGCTCAACAACCAGGGCCTACGGATTGGTAGCCGGTGTCTGTGGGACTCGAACTCTGATACCTTCTCCTCCTATGAATTCCGTAACAACAAGTTATTTGCCATAGGTTCCGTCTACGGGGTGTATTTTGAATAA
- the LOC138325066 gene encoding dynein light chain Tctex-type 5-B-like isoform X2 has product MTSEVARDKAARLLKKQGSMSSLASSDVHRGKNLGLQIEKSIDKSLPGECSMSTVSFTDDPNHDDPQYRPPVKYENTYQTAPNSKFPTAKIRYIISDVLESCLRHEKYEPELCRQLSKTTSEIIKTRVREMNIPRFKIICLVHIGQLNNQGLRIGSRCLWDSNSDTFSSYEFRNNKLFAIGSVYGVYFE; this is encoded by the exons ATGACGAGTGAGGTAGCACGCGACAAGGCGGCCCGTCTGCTGAAGAAGCAGGGGTCAATGTCTTCTCTGGCCAGTAGTGATGTTCACCGAGGCAAAAATCTGGG TCTGCAGATAGAAAAAAGTATAGACAAAAGTCTACCTGGAGAATG CTCTATGAGTACTGTTTCCTTCACTGACGACCCGAATCACGATGACCCTCAGTACCGACCTCCAGTTAAATATGAAAACACTTACCAGACAGCCCCCAATTCAAAGTTTCCTACTGCCAAGATCCGTTACATCATTAGTGATGTCCTTGAAAGCTGCCTTCGCCATGAAAAATATGAACCCGAGCTGTGTCGACAGCTCTCAAAAACCACATCAGAG ATCATTAAGACACGGGTGAGAGAAATGAACATCCCTCGCTTCAAGATCATCTGTCTCGTCCATATCGGCCAGCTCAACAACCAGGGCCTACGGATTGGTAGCCGGTGTCTGTGGGACTCGAACTCTGATACCTTCTCCTCCTATGAATTCCGTAACAACAAGTTATTTGCCATAGGTTCCGTCTACGGGGTGTATTTTGAATAA
- the LOC138325066 gene encoding dynein light chain Tctex-type 5-B-like isoform X3 has product MTSEVARDKAARLLKKQGSMSSLASSDVHRGKNLGSMSTVSFTDDPNHDDPQYRPPVKYENTYQTAPNSKFPTAKIRYIISDVLESCLRHEKYEPELCRQLSKTTSEIIKTRVREMNIPRFKIICLVHIGQLNNQGLRIGSRCLWDSNSDTFSSYEFRNNKLFAIGSVYGVYFE; this is encoded by the exons ATGACGAGTGAGGTAGCACGCGACAAGGCGGCCCGTCTGCTGAAGAAGCAGGGGTCAATGTCTTCTCTGGCCAGTAGTGATGTTCACCGAGGCAAAAATCTGGG CTCTATGAGTACTGTTTCCTTCACTGACGACCCGAATCACGATGACCCTCAGTACCGACCTCCAGTTAAATATGAAAACACTTACCAGACAGCCCCCAATTCAAAGTTTCCTACTGCCAAGATCCGTTACATCATTAGTGATGTCCTTGAAAGCTGCCTTCGCCATGAAAAATATGAACCCGAGCTGTGTCGACAGCTCTCAAAAACCACATCAGAG ATCATTAAGACACGGGTGAGAGAAATGAACATCCCTCGCTTCAAGATCATCTGTCTCGTCCATATCGGCCAGCTCAACAACCAGGGCCTACGGATTGGTAGCCGGTGTCTGTGGGACTCGAACTCTGATACCTTCTCCTCCTATGAATTCCGTAACAACAAGTTATTTGCCATAGGTTCCGTCTACGGGGTGTATTTTGAATAA